A genome region from Nitrospirota bacterium includes the following:
- a CDS encoding DUF1801 domain-containing protein → MAKRKTIENPEVAAIFGAYPEKVRPKPMFLRQLIFDVASRTDGVGELEETLKWGQPSYLTTQTKSGSLVRIDQIKSQEGKYAVYFHCQTTLVDTFREMYRGQFEFEGNRSIIFTEKEEVPVEELSHCIAMALTYHLNKKQSSRNIESKHITRRSTGRAKAARR, encoded by the coding sequence GTGGCCAAAAGGAAAACCATTGAGAACCCGGAAGTGGCTGCGATCTTCGGTGCCTACCCAGAGAAGGTTAGACCGAAGCCGATGTTTCTCCGCCAACTGATATTCGATGTAGCGTCACGAACAGACGGGGTTGGTGAACTAGAGGAAACCCTGAAATGGGGGCAACCGAGCTATCTCACGACGCAGACTAAAAGCGGGAGCCTTGTCAGGATCGACCAGATCAAGTCTCAAGAAGGAAAATACGCAGTGTATTTTCATTGCCAAACGACACTGGTTGATACCTTCAGAGAAATGTATCGAGGTCAATTCGAGTTCGAGGGAAACAGAAGCATCATCTTCACTGAAAAAGAAGAGGTGCCTGTGGAAGAATTGAGCCATTGCATTGCAATGGCACTCACATACCATCTCAACAAGAAACAAAGCAGTCGTAATATCGAAAGCAAACACATAACACGTCGTTCCACTGGACGCGCAAAAGCGGCGCGCCGGTGA
- a CDS encoding transposase → MPRYKDYAYEQSKLLPVAFDRQILPGTFEYTLNHLIDHEVDLAAFDEPYQNDETGAPAYDPRILLKIILFAYSRGIFTSRRIEQACRENVVFMALSADTSPHWTTIADFIGGAIAMGFFYRLVMCSCEARRR, encoded by the coding sequence ATGCCGAGATACAAGGACTACGCCTACGAGCAGAGCAAGTTGCTCCCGGTCGCCTTTGATCGCCAGATCCTCCCAGGAACTTTTGAGTACACCCTCAACCATCTGATCGACCACGAGGTGGATCTGGCCGCGTTCGATGAGCCGTACCAGAACGACGAGACCGGCGCGCCCGCCTACGATCCGCGGATTCTGTTGAAGATCATCCTGTTCGCCTACTCCCGTGGGATCTTCACCAGCCGCCGTATCGAGCAGGCCTGCCGGGAGAACGTGGTGTTCATGGCCTTGTCGGCCGATACCTCCCCGCACTGGACCACAATCGCCGACTTCATCGGTGGCGCCATCGCGATGGGGTTTTTCTACAGACTCGTTATGTGTTCGTGTGAAGCACGGAGGCGATAG
- a CDS encoding type II toxin-antitoxin system RelE/ParE family toxin, which translates to MTPIVWTPQAIGDVEAVRAYIARDSAHYAAVVAEQIVEAVGRLSAFPLSGRVVPELGQKTLREIIYGNYRIVYRVTDGTIQVLTVFHASRLFTLLGERPSN; encoded by the coding sequence TTGACGCCAATCGTCTGGACCCCCCAGGCGATCGGCGACGTTGAGGCGGTTCGCGCATATATCGCGCGGGACTCGGCACACTACGCAGCGGTTGTGGCGGAACAAATCGTTGAAGCGGTCGGCCGCCTCTCGGCGTTTCCCTTGTCCGGTCGCGTCGTCCCCGAACTGGGCCAAAAGACCCTCCGGGAAATCATCTATGGGAACTACCGAATCGTCTACCGCGTCACGGATGGCACGATTCAGGTGCTGACCGTTTTTCATGCCTCGCGCCTATTCACTCTATTGGGCGAACGCCCTTCGAATTGA